The Nitrospira sp. genome window below encodes:
- a CDS encoding glycosyl hydrolase family 8 translates to MHHLAKLVSLALVLLVCCAGLPSRATATAASQSNDDAIRQLDDLSALWSFYKRTYIQNGRVVSLDEQGITTSEGQGYALLRAVWSNDRTTFEAVWDWTKQHLQVRDDKLFAWKWKGTVLDRNSATDADTDIALALILAARRFDHPAFEQDALAILDSIWNLELVHIGTHSYVTAGNWARHEPVPTIHVAYLAPYAYEIFASIDPRHPWAQAIATSYGLLHWLYDEEGLPVPPELVYLNRQTDRLTVTHPVSGATSSFSYDAFPIFWRVALDAAWFGRAEGPLRGKMLEFFAREWKTRGLFADHYSLKGSPLSSSEGLPLYATIHTLAVQEQHDLARLLRAKKLAPLEAGILAGKRLPYYFHNWLWFGQAVTLSQARHYDEFLGFLRPFNVAGFSAHFPWELFAVTVILYLLARWHPVIKLAFLLCGFSLCLRYLHWRLFHTLNVLETGGLFISLSLWAAELYAFSTVVLLFIQVGTGWRHKPARPPELSQGFAPTVDIFIPIYSESCEILEKTLIGAVAMKYGYKQIYVLDDSHRDEVAQLAGRFGATYIKGPKKHAKAGNLNHALTKTDGELIVVFDTDHIPVTTFLAETVPFFADPKMGFVQTPHHFYNQDIFQRALGAGPRIPNEQDLFNHAIQGGRQRWHGSFFVGSGAVFRRVAITELNGFNLMSITEDIHTSQHLHAKGWKSAFVDKDLAVGLTAENLASYIVQRRRWMLGCLQIFFKDNPLLCRGLSLRHRIGYFASLYYFFFPIARVIFWITPLYFLLFHLHPIFADVSILVAYLLPFMIVLPMMSATLLPGWPRLMWSSLYEGAVSFPLFRSMFDLLLPKNLGFKVTPKGLLSEQRSFDWRSSASLAIAIAITLAAIGKGLWEFWYFGIEQDAYFFNISWASVNLLTLLVGLLMAWEKPQRRIEERILKSVPFELRANERCLQGTAQDMSLTGLSWNQAPSDPLPPTMTITLLDKIPFTCQVRVVYHDRLPGHGIRCGLTFLSLSEEQRRHLLLNLYADPGTWKDAHTHRLRSSAMMACHLLLGLFRHFRPLRLSRRQSPRQWRCQIIQIQVGNIRHRAVLRDQSAQGLGLMTFAPNRPGSTPWLIPNEKGQLTAYRPISRTMILGLVPRVGLQAVPSPSTE, encoded by the coding sequence ATGCACCACCTTGCCAAACTTGTATCACTCGCCTTGGTTCTCCTCGTCTGCTGCGCCGGACTCCCCAGTCGCGCTACCGCGACGGCCGCCTCGCAATCGAACGACGACGCGATCCGGCAACTCGACGACCTCTCCGCCCTCTGGAGCTTCTACAAACGGACCTATATCCAGAATGGCCGGGTCGTCAGCCTGGATGAACAGGGCATCACCACCTCGGAGGGCCAAGGCTACGCGCTGCTCCGCGCCGTCTGGTCGAACGACCGGACCACCTTCGAGGCGGTCTGGGACTGGACCAAGCAGCACCTCCAAGTCCGCGACGACAAATTGTTTGCCTGGAAATGGAAAGGAACGGTGCTCGACAGGAACTCGGCCACCGACGCGGATACCGACATCGCCCTTGCCCTGATCCTGGCCGCGCGGCGGTTCGACCACCCGGCCTTTGAACAGGATGCGCTGGCCATCCTCGATTCGATCTGGAATCTGGAACTGGTCCATATCGGCACCCACAGCTATGTCACCGCCGGCAATTGGGCGCGCCATGAGCCGGTTCCAACAATTCACGTGGCCTACCTGGCCCCCTATGCCTACGAGATCTTTGCTTCCATCGATCCGCGCCATCCCTGGGCCCAAGCCATCGCCACCAGCTATGGCCTGCTGCACTGGCTCTACGATGAGGAAGGCCTGCCAGTCCCTCCCGAACTTGTCTACCTGAACCGGCAGACCGACCGGCTGACCGTCACCCATCCCGTGTCCGGAGCTACGTCTTCGTTCAGCTATGATGCGTTCCCCATCTTTTGGCGTGTGGCGCTGGATGCCGCCTGGTTCGGACGAGCGGAAGGCCCCCTGCGGGGCAAGATGCTGGAATTTTTCGCACGCGAATGGAAGACGCGCGGGCTCTTCGCCGACCACTATTCACTCAAAGGCTCGCCCCTGTCATCGAGCGAGGGACTCCCGCTCTACGCCACCATCCACACGCTGGCCGTTCAGGAGCAGCACGACCTTGCCCGCCTGTTGCGCGCCAAGAAACTCGCCCCGCTCGAAGCCGGCATTCTGGCAGGGAAGCGACTCCCGTACTATTTCCACAACTGGCTCTGGTTTGGCCAAGCCGTGACGCTGTCGCAAGCCCGTCACTACGATGAGTTCCTGGGATTCTTGCGCCCCTTCAATGTCGCCGGATTCTCGGCCCACTTCCCCTGGGAACTGTTCGCCGTTACCGTCATCCTCTATCTGCTCGCTCGGTGGCATCCAGTCATCAAGCTCGCCTTTCTGCTCTGCGGCTTCAGCCTCTGTCTCCGCTACCTCCACTGGCGGCTCTTCCATACACTAAACGTCCTAGAAACCGGCGGGCTCTTTATCAGCCTCTCCCTCTGGGCCGCCGAGCTCTATGCCTTCTCCACCGTCGTCCTGCTGTTCATCCAGGTCGGAACCGGATGGAGACACAAGCCGGCTCGCCCCCCTGAGCTCTCACAGGGCTTTGCGCCAACCGTCGATATTTTCATCCCCATCTATTCCGAGTCCTGCGAGATTCTGGAGAAGACGCTGATCGGCGCCGTGGCAATGAAATACGGCTACAAACAGATCTACGTCCTGGACGACAGCCATCGGGACGAGGTTGCCCAGCTCGCAGGACGATTCGGAGCCACCTACATCAAAGGCCCCAAGAAGCATGCGAAAGCCGGCAACTTAAACCATGCCTTGACCAAGACCGACGGCGAACTCATCGTGGTCTTCGACACGGACCATATTCCCGTGACGACGTTTCTGGCGGAAACCGTGCCATTTTTCGCCGATCCCAAGATGGGTTTCGTCCAAACGCCGCACCACTTCTACAACCAGGATATCTTTCAACGGGCGCTCGGAGCGGGCCCCCGCATCCCCAACGAGCAGGATCTGTTCAACCACGCGATCCAGGGTGGCCGCCAGCGCTGGCACGGCTCGTTTTTCGTCGGCAGCGGGGCCGTCTTTCGGCGCGTAGCCATTACCGAACTGAACGGCTTCAACCTGATGAGCATCACAGAAGACATTCACACCAGCCAGCATCTCCATGCCAAAGGCTGGAAGTCCGCCTTCGTGGACAAGGACCTGGCGGTCGGGCTGACGGCGGAAAATCTGGCGTCCTATATCGTCCAGCGGCGGCGCTGGATGCTGGGCTGCCTCCAGATATTCTTCAAAGACAATCCGCTCCTCTGCCGGGGTCTCTCGCTTCGCCACCGGATCGGGTACTTTGCCTCGCTCTATTACTTCTTTTTTCCGATCGCGCGCGTGATCTTCTGGATCACGCCTCTCTACTTCCTGCTGTTCCATCTCCATCCGATTTTTGCCGACGTCTCGATCCTCGTGGCCTATCTGCTGCCCTTCATGATCGTGCTTCCGATGATGTCGGCCACGCTGCTCCCAGGCTGGCCCAGGCTCATGTGGTCGTCACTGTATGAAGGAGCAGTCAGTTTTCCACTCTTCCGGTCGATGTTCGACCTCTTGCTCCCCAAAAACTTGGGGTTCAAAGTCACCCCCAAGGGCCTGCTCTCGGAGCAGCGCTCGTTCGACTGGCGCTCGTCCGCCAGCCTGGCCATCGCCATCGCGATCACCCTCGCCGCTATCGGCAAAGGCCTGTGGGAGTTTTGGTACTTCGGCATTGAACAGGACGCGTACTTTTTCAATATCAGCTGGGCCTCGGTCAATCTGCTGACCCTGCTGGTCGGGCTGTTGATGGCCTGGGAGAAACCGCAGCGCCGCATTGAGGAGCGCATTCTCAAGTCTGTTCCCTTTGAACTCCGCGCCAATGAGCGCTGCCTGCAAGGCACGGCACAGGATATGAGCCTGACCGGGCTCTCATGGAACCAGGCCCCATCCGACCCGCTCCCGCCAACCATGACCATCACATTGCTCGACAAAATTCCCTTCACCTGCCAGGTCCGGGTGGTCTATCATGACCGCTTGCCAGGGCACGGCATCCGCTGCGGCTTGACGTTTCTCAGCCTCTCGGAAGAACAGCGCCGACACCTGCTGCTGAATCTCTATGCCGATCCTGGCACCTGGAAAGATGCGCATACGCACCGCCTGCGCAGCAGTGCCATGATGGCATGTCACTTGCTTTTAGGTTTATTCCGGCACTTTCGGCCATTACGCCTCAGCCGGCGGCAGAGTCCGAGACAATGGAGATGTCAGATCATCCAGATCCAGGTTGGAAATATACGGCACCGCGCAGTCCTCAGAGATCAATCCGCCCAGGGCCTTGGTCTCATGACCTTCGCCCCCAATAGGCCCGGATCCACCCCCTGGCTCATCCCGAACGAGAAGGGACAGCTGACCGCCTATCGCCCGATCTCACGCACCATGATCTTGGGCCTGGTGCCGCGGGTGGGATTGCAGGCTGTCCCTTCGCCATCGACCGAGTAG
- a CDS encoding isoamylase early set domain-containing protein: MLGGALAVGMSACATAVKPDLPKLVAGTVRFTYLGPSASSVSIVGSFNGWVKGATPMKQVAGTGVWVADVIVRRGEHTFMYLVNGTEWVVPPLAEDFVTDGFGQINGVVIVR; the protein is encoded by the coding sequence ATGCTGGGGGGCGCGTTGGCGGTGGGGATGAGCGCCTGCGCCACGGCCGTTAAGCCGGACCTTCCCAAGCTGGTGGCGGGAACGGTGCGGTTCACGTATCTGGGTCCGTCGGCCAGTTCCGTCTCCATTGTGGGGTCATTCAACGGGTGGGTGAAGGGTGCCACGCCGATGAAGCAAGTGGCAGGCACGGGAGTCTGGGTTGCGGACGTGATCGTACGGCGGGGGGAACATACCTTCATGTATCTGGTGAACGGAACAGAGTGGGTGGTGCCGCCGCTGGCAGAGGACTTTGTGACGGATGGATTTGGGCAGATCAACGGAGTGGTCATTGTTCGATAG
- a CDS encoding DUF3047 domain-containing protein has translation MIALYRIIAVTVLIMGGDGHPVLSWAQSVPLIEVGAFSSDQPGAGFPVGWKPLTFKKIPKHTEYMLVSEGGQVVVKATSEASASGLIKAVAINPKDYPIVHWRWKVENLLQRSDVSRKEGDDYPARLYITFAYDPDKVSVGKKLKYQAGRALFGDIPIGALNYIWETKAPVGAIVENAFTGFAQMIVVESGPQKVGVWVDEERNIYEDYKQAFGEEPPMINGVAIMSDTDNTKDRAVAYYGDISFRKAPQ, from the coding sequence GTGATAGCCTTGTATCGGATCATCGCCGTGACGGTTCTGATCATGGGCGGGGATGGTCATCCGGTCCTCTCCTGGGCGCAATCTGTCCCGCTGATCGAGGTGGGGGCATTTTCATCAGATCAGCCGGGGGCAGGTTTTCCCGTTGGGTGGAAGCCCCTGACGTTCAAGAAGATCCCCAAGCACACGGAGTATATGCTAGTGAGCGAGGGTGGGCAGGTTGTGGTGAAAGCCACCAGCGAGGCGTCGGCTTCCGGGCTCATCAAGGCCGTGGCGATCAATCCCAAAGACTATCCCATTGTCCACTGGCGCTGGAAAGTGGAGAATCTCCTCCAGCGCAGTGATGTCAGCCGCAAGGAGGGGGATGATTACCCGGCGCGGTTGTACATCACGTTCGCCTACGATCCAGACAAGGTGAGTGTCGGGAAGAAGCTCAAATACCAGGCCGGCCGAGCCCTCTTCGGAGATATTCCGATCGGGGCGCTGAACTATATTTGGGAGACGAAGGCGCCCGTCGGGGCCATTGTGGAAAATGCGTTTACCGGCTTCGCCCAGATGATTGTCGTCGAGAGCGGGCCGCAGAAGGTGGGGGTCTGGGTGGACGAGGAACGAAATATTTACGAAGACTATAAACAAGCCTTTGGCGAAGAGCCGCCGATGATCAATGGAGTCGCCATCATGAGCGATACGGATAACACGAAGGACCGTGCGGTTGCCTACTACGGCGATATATCATTCAGGAAGGCGCCGCAATAG
- a CDS encoding sigma-70 family RNA polymerase sigma factor: MPLNQREGPDDAQLVARSLKQDHDAFGQLIDRHAARIVSLAYRMVGNRAEAEDLAQEAFLAAFKSLPSFRADSKFSTWLYRIAANKCTDWLRAKRPGQGQQDVDIDEVLDIDVSEGRTPERLLSQQQVAQELEQAIQRLPPLYREAFVLKHVEGLSYEEMQEILGVNGDTLKMRVYKGRLQLSHELAELKPTR, from the coding sequence ATGCCGCTGAATCAGCGAGAGGGGCCTGACGATGCGCAGCTGGTTGCGCGCAGTCTCAAGCAGGATCATGACGCATTTGGCCAGCTCATCGATCGGCATGCGGCCCGTATCGTCAGTCTGGCCTATCGGATGGTCGGGAATCGCGCCGAGGCCGAGGATCTGGCCCAGGAAGCATTCCTGGCGGCGTTCAAATCGCTGCCGTCGTTTCGGGCGGATTCGAAGTTTTCAACCTGGCTGTATCGGATCGCGGCCAACAAGTGCACAGACTGGCTGCGAGCCAAACGGCCAGGGCAAGGTCAGCAGGATGTGGATATTGACGAGGTGTTGGATATCGACGTGTCCGAAGGTCGGACGCCGGAGCGGTTGCTCTCCCAGCAACAGGTGGCGCAGGAATTGGAACAGGCGATTCAGCGATTGCCGCCGCTCTATCGTGAAGCCTTTGTGTTGAAACACGTGGAAGGTCTCAGTTACGAGGAGATGCAGGAGATTCTCGGGGTGAATGGCGATACGTTAAAGATGCGCGTGTATAAGGGACGGTTGCAGCTTAGCCATGAATTGGCAGAGCTGAAGCCGACGCGATAA
- a CDS encoding mercuric reductase yields the protein MSLHDQRLVLPDDEHNRQLVANVHPANWVNPEPTGRYNIVVIGAGTAGLITAVIAASLGAKVALIEKHLMGGDCLNVGCVPSKGMIRAARAWSDLKKAGEFGLHIPPGVTYDFGAVMARMRKLRARISHNDSAHRYKSLGVDVLIGQAHFAGPDTIAVKGEAGNRSLSFVKAALCTGARAAAPPIPGLQEAGYLTNETVFSLTELPPRLGVIGAGPIGCELAQAFARLGSQVTLIEAMHGILPNEDREAAHLVQQQLVRDGVTLHCCGKDLTVSQADGEKRLTVESHGQHYAITVDDILVGAGRQPNVEGLGLEAAGVQYDKTGVIVNDRLQTTNPRIFAAGDICSRYKFTHAADAMAQIVIQNALFPHPLGLGYAGVDSLVMPWCTFTEPEIAHVGLYEKDANAKGLEVETYTFKLDEVDRAILDGDEEGFARVHIQKGTDKIVGATIVAAHAGDMINEFSVLMRAGLGAKSLAATIHPYPTQAEVSKKVINLWRKAHFTQRSKSLLVKLFAMLRR from the coding sequence ATGAGCCTGCATGACCAGAGGCTTGTGCTGCCTGACGACGAACACAATCGGCAGCTCGTCGCCAATGTGCATCCTGCCAACTGGGTGAATCCTGAGCCAACCGGCCGCTATAACATCGTCGTGATCGGGGCGGGAACGGCCGGGCTGATTACTGCGGTCATTGCCGCTAGCTTGGGAGCAAAGGTTGCGCTTATTGAAAAACACCTGATGGGTGGCGACTGCCTGAACGTCGGCTGCGTGCCGTCCAAAGGGATGATCCGGGCGGCGCGAGCTTGGTCGGATCTGAAGAAGGCCGGAGAGTTTGGCCTGCACATTCCGCCAGGCGTGACGTACGACTTCGGGGCGGTGATGGCCCGCATGAGAAAGCTACGGGCGCGGATTAGTCATAACGACTCGGCCCATCGCTACAAGAGTTTGGGCGTCGATGTGTTGATCGGCCAAGCTCACTTTGCAGGACCGGATACGATTGCGGTTAAGGGAGAGGCTGGGAACCGGAGCCTGTCGTTTGTGAAGGCGGCCCTCTGCACCGGGGCTCGTGCGGCGGCTCCGCCTATTCCAGGGCTCCAGGAAGCCGGGTATCTCACCAATGAAACCGTGTTCTCGCTCACGGAGTTGCCGCCCCGATTGGGTGTGATCGGCGCGGGTCCGATTGGGTGTGAACTCGCGCAAGCGTTTGCCCGCTTGGGGAGCCAGGTAACGCTTATCGAGGCGATGCACGGCATTCTGCCGAATGAGGATCGGGAGGCGGCGCACCTTGTCCAGCAGCAACTGGTGCGTGACGGCGTCACCCTGCATTGTTGCGGAAAAGATCTGACGGTGAGCCAGGCGGATGGCGAAAAGCGGTTGACCGTGGAGTCACACGGACAGCACTACGCCATCACCGTCGATGACATCCTGGTGGGGGCCGGACGCCAGCCGAATGTCGAGGGCCTCGGGCTTGAGGCGGCAGGCGTGCAGTATGACAAGACCGGGGTCATCGTGAATGACCGGCTCCAGACGACAAACCCGCGCATCTTCGCCGCCGGCGACATTTGCTCCCGCTATAAGTTTACGCATGCGGCCGATGCGATGGCGCAGATCGTCATTCAGAACGCGCTGTTTCCGCATCCCTTGGGCTTGGGCTATGCCGGTGTCGATTCCCTCGTCATGCCCTGGTGTACGTTTACGGAGCCGGAAATCGCGCATGTCGGTCTATATGAAAAGGATGCGAACGCGAAGGGCCTGGAAGTCGAAACCTATACATTCAAGCTGGATGAGGTTGATCGCGCCATCCTTGACGGCGACGAGGAGGGGTTTGCGCGAGTTCACATCCAGAAAGGCACCGATAAAATCGTCGGGGCAACCATTGTCGCGGCTCACGCTGGCGACATGATCAACGAATTCTCGGTGCTCATGAGAGCCGGACTCGGCGCAAAATCCCTCGCGGCCACGATTCATCCCTATCCGACCCAGGCCGAGGTGAGCAAGAAGGTCATCAACTTGTGGCGCAAGGCGCATTTTACGCAGCGCTCGAAGAGTCTTCTTGTGAAGCTGTTTGCAATGCTGAGGCGATAG
- a CDS encoding transporter — MRRWSKVLVGGLVAGLCGGTVFAADRIDQGPAREEQQWQVGFTPSYSSGNFGTNTTSSFLYVPLSIRRLFKDGDVTLVMPFVSVTSDGRTTLVGGSATRIDDNGGSNSGTGSGTGTDGGCSGKGSNVSGKNRVCGLTTRNPGQKVTTSGLGDIILKGRYYVVEEKDYVPLIAVTGRMKLPTASASQGLGTGAFDYGFGVEMSKMLGEKWIAFLDGGYNIIGDPDGLTLQNQHWYDVGAGYYVTKSMLLSAYYEEYRAIAPGFVNARDIFIATNYTASSAWRFNGGLTLGLSDGAPDFALTVGTSYRF, encoded by the coding sequence ATGAGGCGGTGGAGCAAGGTGCTGGTAGGAGGCCTGGTGGCAGGATTGTGCGGCGGGACTGTGTTTGCGGCAGACAGGATTGATCAAGGCCCGGCACGTGAGGAGCAGCAGTGGCAGGTGGGATTCACCCCCAGTTACAGCAGCGGCAACTTTGGGACGAATACGACGAGCAGTTTTTTATATGTCCCGCTTTCAATTCGGAGATTATTCAAGGATGGCGATGTGACGTTGGTGATGCCGTTTGTCTCGGTGACGAGCGATGGGCGGACGACGCTGGTGGGTGGCAGTGCGACAAGGATCGATGACAATGGTGGGAGTAACTCCGGGACAGGCAGTGGAACCGGTACTGATGGGGGATGTAGCGGGAAGGGGTCTAACGTCAGCGGCAAAAACCGAGTGTGCGGATTAACGACACGAAATCCAGGCCAGAAGGTGACGACCTCTGGCCTGGGCGATATCATTCTGAAGGGCCGGTACTATGTCGTCGAGGAAAAGGACTACGTGCCGCTCATTGCCGTGACGGGCCGGATGAAGCTGCCGACCGCCAGCGCCAGCCAGGGGCTGGGAACCGGCGCATTCGACTATGGATTTGGCGTGGAAATGTCCAAGATGCTCGGTGAGAAATGGATTGCCTTTCTGGATGGCGGTTACAACATCATCGGTGATCCGGACGGACTGACCTTGCAAAATCAGCATTGGTACGATGTCGGGGCTGGGTACTACGTGACAAAGTCCATGTTGCTCAGTGCGTATTATGAGGAGTATCGCGCGATCGCGCCAGGTTTCGTCAATGCGCGGGATATCTTCATTGCCACTAACTATACGGCATCATCGGCGTGGCGTTTCAACGGAGGGTTAACGCTCGGGCTTTCCGATGGCGCGCCCGACTTTGCACTGACGGTCGGAACCAGCTACCGATTTTGA
- a CDS encoding TVP38/TMEM64 family protein, giving the protein MIQAEAAMTSQASTTRPAQPSIGHKAAIMLGVAAALGLFFYFDLGRLLSLDALQQHRDELLALTEAHYAVSAGVFILAYIAVTGLSLPGAVILTLAGGFLFGTGWGLLFVNLGATTGATLAFLAARYLFRDWVEQKFGTWLEPVQAGFAKDAFSYLMTLRLIPLFPFFVINLVSGLTRMKVGTYVAATALGIIPGSFVYAYAGRQLGTINSLKEIASPNVIGAFVLLGLLALVPTLYKKFRGTR; this is encoded by the coding sequence ATGATACAGGCCGAAGCCGCTATGACCAGCCAAGCCTCCACAACGAGACCCGCACAGCCGTCCATCGGGCACAAGGCCGCCATCATGCTGGGCGTGGCGGCGGCGCTCGGGCTGTTTTTCTATTTCGATCTGGGCCGCCTGTTGTCGCTGGATGCCTTGCAGCAGCATCGCGATGAATTGCTGGCGTTGACAGAGGCCCATTATGCCGTGTCTGCCGGGGTGTTTATTCTCGCCTATATTGCGGTCACGGGGTTGTCGCTCCCCGGCGCGGTGATCCTGACCCTGGCCGGCGGGTTTCTGTTTGGGACTGGTTGGGGCCTGCTCTTCGTGAATCTTGGCGCGACGACCGGCGCCACGCTGGCCTTCCTGGCCGCCCGCTATCTGTTCAGGGATTGGGTTGAACAAAAATTTGGGACATGGCTTGAGCCGGTGCAGGCCGGGTTTGCGAAGGATGCCTTCAGCTATCTGATGACCCTCCGCCTGATTCCGCTCTTTCCATTTTTCGTGATCAACCTCGTGTCAGGTCTGACCCGCATGAAGGTCGGCACCTACGTGGCGGCGACCGCGCTGGGGATCATTCCCGGCTCGTTCGTCTATGCCTATGCCGGCCGGCAGTTGGGCACGATCAATTCGCTGAAAGAAATTGCCTCGCCGAATGTGATTGGAGCGTTTGTGTTGTTGGGGCTGCTGGCGCTGGTCCCGACGCTGTATAAGAAATTCAGAGGGACGCGCTGA
- a CDS encoding isoamylase early set domain-containing protein, with translation MDDQDLMVQRFLDQDLTPEERVAFLRLIDTDPGLRRSWLNLEMVVAEAAHLPRITPSARFLSQLKATVAPPPVGLWDRVREVLTVPRRLEWNLVGAMVVACVAVMAVVGLLRMTPERIVKAPVGQAPAQTIAAQANAGPQVFVRLVLLQPEAHSVSVAGDFNGWNPHKTQLERSEGGMWTATIPLRPGRYQYMFVIDGKQWIADPLAGETSGDGFGSENAVLDVGI, from the coding sequence ATGGATGACCAGGATCTCATGGTGCAACGGTTTCTCGATCAGGATTTGACGCCGGAGGAGCGGGTGGCGTTTCTCCGATTGATCGATACCGATCCCGGGTTACGCCGGAGCTGGCTTAATCTTGAGATGGTGGTGGCTGAGGCGGCGCACCTGCCGAGAATTACCCCTTCGGCCAGGTTTCTGAGTCAGTTGAAGGCGACGGTGGCCCCGCCACCGGTCGGTCTGTGGGATCGAGTCCGCGAGGTCCTCACCGTGCCCCGCAGGCTGGAGTGGAATCTGGTCGGAGCGATGGTGGTGGCCTGTGTGGCGGTGATGGCAGTTGTGGGATTGCTGCGAATGACGCCGGAGCGGATTGTGAAAGCGCCGGTAGGCCAGGCGCCGGCGCAGACGATTGCCGCACAAGCGAATGCTGGGCCCCAGGTCTTTGTCCGGCTGGTGTTGTTGCAGCCGGAAGCACATTCAGTGTCCGTCGCCGGTGATTTCAACGGCTGGAACCCGCACAAAACGCAGCTTGAGCGGTCGGAGGGCGGCATGTGGACCGCCACGATTCCTCTGAGGCCGGGCCGGTATCAATATATGTTTGTGATTGACGGCAAGCAATGGATCGCCGACCCCTTGGCGGGCGAAACCTCAGGCGATGGATTTGGATCAGAGAATGCGGTGCTCGATGTCGGTATTTAA
- a CDS encoding sulfite oxidase-like oxidoreductase, translating into MDQDNRLTKTKEQWAQARRGGEEREVFYEGDDRLPPGQHLVETFPVLDLGFKPDIPLAEWKLTIGGFVTSPVTWTWDDFLAQPQFKDRSDFHCVTSWSRYDNDWEGVSFKHIMSVVKPLSLAKFVLFKSYDDYTTNLPLDACDDTDVLLSYKWNGKPLTKEHGGPVRVIVPKRYAWKGAKWVKEITFSDKDEKGFWEVRGYSNTALPWKNDRYG; encoded by the coding sequence ATGGATCAGGACAATCGGCTCACAAAAACCAAAGAGCAGTGGGCACAGGCGCGGCGCGGTGGCGAAGAGCGCGAGGTCTTTTACGAAGGCGATGACCGGCTGCCGCCGGGCCAGCATCTGGTCGAAACCTTTCCGGTCCTGGATCTTGGCTTCAAACCGGATATCCCCCTGGCTGAATGGAAGCTGACCATCGGCGGGTTTGTGACCAGCCCGGTCACATGGACATGGGACGACTTCCTCGCCCAGCCGCAGTTCAAGGACCGGTCGGATTTTCATTGCGTCACCTCCTGGAGCCGCTATGACAACGACTGGGAAGGAGTGAGCTTCAAACACATCATGTCCGTCGTCAAGCCGCTCTCCCTGGCCAAATTCGTCCTGTTCAAATCCTACGACGACTACACCACCAACTTGCCGCTCGACGCCTGCGACGATACCGACGTCTTGCTTTCCTATAAATGGAACGGCAAACCGCTGACAAAAGAACACGGCGGACCGGTGCGGGTCATCGTGCCCAAGCGCTATGCCTGGAAGGGCGCGAAGTGGGTGAAGGAGATCACGTTTTCAGATAAAGACGAAAAAGGCTTCTGGGAAGTCCGTGGCTATTCGAACACCGCCCTGCCCTGGAAGAACGACCGCTACGGGTGA